The nucleotide sequence TGAGGAAGCTAGGTGGGAGAGCAGGTTTATAAGGAGGGGGGGCTCATACCCAGCTGGCAGCCTGCATTCCAGAAAGGCTGCGGGTTGAAGTTGGAGGAGTCCACGCGGTACGAGGAAGGGTAGATGCGGGACAGCTGTCGTTGGTTGAAGAGGATGAAGGATGTGGCTTTCTGCTGCATCACCTGGTGAGCTTTGGTCTCACTTAGCGATGAAACCTGCCAGCTGCAGCCCgctggaacaaaaaacaaaggtctCCCTCCAGCTGCCACTCCTGACACAAACCTGCGGGCCTGGGACTGCAGCTCACCCTGAGCTTCGATGTCGTAGAGGCCCACTGAGCATGTGTACTTGACCAGGTCGGACAGAGCTCTGGAGAGCTTCATGGTCTTCTTCTTCCTGTGGGTCAGTGAAGGCTCTGATTACATCACACAGCACGGGGGGGCTAAAATAACCTCAACTTTAGGGGCCATTTTCTTATAGCACCCACCCACCATTTTTAACTGAGGTCTACtagaaaacgttaaaaaaaatctctacacCCACACCCATTGATTTTTCTAGTCACGCCCACactgtcgggggggggggggggggggctacctTGTTTTCCAGAAAAAGCCACACCCACTGTTTTTTCTAGAAAACCTCACCTACCCTATGAATACTTAGCAAAAACCACACATATCTACTGTCCTCGGAAACATTGTGACAAAAGATAAAATAGAAATACTGCCCACTCAACCATTTCTTACAAATCCAAACCCACCCAGCTACTCTGCACTAAATCAGTAACACTTTTTTCCTGCACCTCAAAGTGGAACAACTTCTGCTTTGAAGAAGACCGCATGGAGTGGAGCGCCATCCGCCATCTTGTCTGAAGTTGGGTTCATCGTAAACTTTACGTCAGACATAAATCCACGCATGAGAATCTGTGACTCCGCCTCCAATAATACACCCTCATGCCCAATACTTGCTCcttcaaaatataaataaaaactagtttGGACATGGGGCCTGAATGGGTTCAACTGTTCACCACCCGCAGTGGACTGAACTCTAGTCGTCCACTGAGGATGAAGAGGGCAGCTTCCTGAGTcctggttgtgtgttttttatcatGACTGAAGACTGATGAAGACATACTTGCTGTGGGATGGAGGGGCGCGTGAGGCGCTGCTGCTCTCCTGGTCTGTGTCTGTGTCTTCAAAGCTGGACGTCTTCTTCAGCTTGGAGGCCTTTTTCTACtcaaaccaaaaaacatcagGCCAGATGTAACCGAGAAACTGTTGACAACTCTTCAGAGGATGTGTCCGTCTGGGGCCTTCAGCCTGAAGTGAAGTACATGAAAGTCTACCTTGCGCTTGGAGAAGCTCCCGATGAAAGAGCGTCCAGAGCGTTTGCTGCTGCTGGGATGAGCTTCATCTGTCGTGTCGGTGCTGTCGTCACTTTTACCCTGatggcaaaaaaaacatcattcaaTCTTTGCAGCAACAAAATGTGTCGCAATAAAAGCAGAACACAGGAATCAAACATCAGCCGCTTCCTGTTATTAAGCCGTCCACAGGCCCCGCCCTGCATGTTTCTCCCGCAGCTCTGAGGACATAAAACCTCAGAAGGACTGAAAACGCTACTGCTtagctaaaacaaacagaaattctGTTAACAGCCACACTAGTTCAAGAAAATTGTGAGAACTCACTTTGTTGGAGTGGAGCCGCCTGAACACAAACCAAACTTTTACATGCTGACAATAGGAATGCAACGTCCAACAAAACTCAAGGTTCAGATGCAATGTTTGgatcagtaaaaagaaaaaggaaaaagggcaaaataaaaagtgtctgttttaaaaacatttacatgcaacaaaacataaaatacctCAAAACATACAATGGTGCAATAaaatatttagtcagccaccaatcgTGCAAGATCTCCACTTAAAAACATGAGACAGGCCTGTAATTtccatcataggtaaacctcaactatgagaaacaaaatgagaaaaatatccagaaaatcatatagtctgatttttaaagaatagaTTTGTAAATGCtggtgaaaaaatgttttttttccaatgggCAATGTGGGTAGTCGCCCAGGGCACGAGCCCCcaagaaataaaaaggaaaaagaaatgccCCTGTAGAGCAGAATCCCTTGTATTCACAAATGTTAATGAAATTTGCGCTAGGGCGCCCTTACTATCGTTTTGACCTGCTGCTGTAGAAGGGAAAAGGAGGTAGGGAGGTACGGTACGGGGGGGGGCTTAGACTGAAGGATTATGATTCtagacccgcaacaaactaacagctgcttcctaaaaaaatggtTATATAAAGTGTATgtacttttttggttttattgatttttattttggagtgaagaaaaaaatagaaaggagtctacATCAAAggaacaaaagatcaaaggaaacatcagcaTCCAGTTTAGAAAGACGAAAAACACTCCAAGGATAAAGGAATGCAGGCGGTGCCCAAAATGAAACTTGCTAGTAGCTAAATACGACCACATTTACTGTTAGAGGAGTCAAATTTGGGGCAACATTTGCCACATGCCTGATGGGGGTTTGCACTTCATTAGAGTCTTATTAATGATCTCATTGGTGGATTTCATCTAAGCTTCTCTGCcgttcttatatacagtcaatgcttcagaTGCAATGAACAcaatcatttgtgtttttgttcagtttaatgTGACACTGATGCACAAACACAGAAGAATATGTCCTTTAGTTTCCATTGATGTTCATTTATGAAGTCAACGGAAATGACCggaatttattcattcataattCCTGTCAAGGTTGtattcagctaaaaaaaaaagtggcaatTTTTACCAGATTCAGCCAGtcgtcaaaaagaaaacaaactgataTGTTTTAATTGTGAACTAACTCATATACTATATCTTATTTGTGAATTCAACTTAagagtattttatttatatgattAATAAGGTAAAATAGATATTTTGGTCTTGTGTTTATATGTATGCAGGCTTTGAGTTATAGAGGGCGGGGCTGGAAAGGCgggtgtttggggggggggcgtccAGTGTCCCAGGACCGCCTCTGCCTGGAGCCTcatatggagtgatatttctgcaaccacgttgcacacaaaactttctaagttgcaggtgaaaatattatatatttgcttttcaataattTATTGGTCTgctttgacatattttttttgctttcaaatttttgttttgctttcgaaaacattttttgcgtttgcaaaacatgtttttgcgtgcgttgtgtcaaatctcgcttttgtcctatctttgattttgctgactactttgagcgcgacttagcgtgctttgctgctccttctgggtttcacTCTGAGAGAAACGGGCCAGAACCCCGTACGAACAGAACCGACACAAAGTCCAAAGTCAATGTCTGCCTCTGAGTACCGtcaatatgagacagagacacctgattggttagaatctggccCAATCAggagctgtttgatggcagctttgtcacgtcaaaccgaaacttaactcagcaaagataggaaaaaagtgagatgatacacaacgcatgcgaatttctttttggcgatgccAGTGGCAGTCACATCACGCTAAGTCGCGTTCAAAgtggtcagcaaaatcaaagagaagacaaaagcaagatttgacacaacgcacgcaaaaacatgtgttttgcaaacgcaaaaaacgttttcgaaagcaaaaaaaaaatttgaaagcaaaaaaaaatatataaaaatcagaataataaattattgaaaagcaaatatttaatattttcacctgcaacttagaaagttttgtttgcaacgtggtggcagaaatatcactctaTATGCTTCAGTCAGAACAAAAACCCACAGAGTCCAAGTTCTTCACTGCAGGCCTGAGCTCAAAGgaaaaatgttagtttgttttcagctcTGTAGTATCTCGACTTATCATTAATGTCAACAGTGAccagttttattctgtttttgatagttttcttcttctaactgcagttttttcctgtctgtctgtagtaaagtgctttgaaaatagtCAAGTTTGATTGTTAAAATGAAAGTGAGCAGCAAACATGAAGGTTAGTCAGACAGACAtttaagcagaagaaaaagggTTACTTTGCAGCCTCTGTTTTCCCCAGGCTTCCCAGCAGGGGGCAGCGCTCCGATGGTGAAGCTGTCCGGGTCTTCGCAGTCTCTGATCTTGGACTCCTTCATCAGGCTGTCCAGTTTCTTCTTGGCCATGTTCTCCACCTGCTTCCTGTTGGCTGTGGTCTGTAGACGGAGCAGCAGGTACACAAATAAACTGTCTGGCAGCAGAGCTTCCCGTTTCTTTTTGATGCTCTGGAGTGACTGACACAGAACCTACACCTGAGCTGATCTGACACTGCAGCACCAAAGCTCGTCTAAAACACATGATAAATGTGAGCAAAAAGAACAGAGGTGTTCTGAGGCAGATGGCCAGTTTGATGAGGAATTCTGCCAAAAGTATGAAATTGTTGCATTCTCTCCTTTGTTCTAACATGAATGTAGTCATTTCTTAGGTTCACTGCTGCTGGTTTTAAGTCCTAAAGATGTATTGGAAGTGAGTTTGAGGGTTCATTCATGCTTTCTGCTCTGATTCCCAGCTCCACTGTCTCACTGCATTCTTTAGGGCATTTAAGTCCATTGtgctgcagcaggaagcagAAGCCCAACAGAAATCAAGTCTCAGAAAGAGAAATGTTCGTCAGACAGAAACTGGAGGGGGGTTCAGGgatgatggtcacatgtgggaGAACCTGACACATGGAAAACATCTGAGCTCTGAATATTTGACAGACCATCCCAACTGAGACCAAATCTCCTTCTTGTGCTCTCCAAACCAGCAGAGAAGATGTGGAGATGATGAACAGCTGAGGATGAGCATCTCCAGAGCGGCTGCAGCTCTGGTCTTCCTGCAAGTACTCAGCTCAGCCACACGATGGCAGCCTGGATCCACAGAGCTGCAGTGTTCCTCCTCCAGTTCCATCTGACTTCAATCACGGAGCAGTTAGAGACCCTTTTGCTGACGCTGAAGCTCTCCTGGTTAGACAATTCTTCTAAAATATAGAATGCCTGGATGGAATCCAGCAtgtcatgtttgtcttttttagtcGGTagatcttttgttttctttgaacacAAGTATCACCTCAGAACTGAGTCTCTGATCAGTTTCACCTTCAGGAGGACACATGTTTTTGCTCATATCAGCTGCTCCCTAAAGATGTTACTGAAGGGTTCGGAGAAATGAATGATGCTCTCTAGATGCATTCTGTTTGATTTCATGTGAGAAAGCACTTCCTGACTCTCTGAGTGTTTCTCTGAGGCCAAAAGCTGTAACCTCTTCCAGGCAGGATGGATAGAGATGACACATGACAAGGTGTGATCTCTGAAGATACCCTACCTTCCACTGTAAGAGAAGCCAGCGAGACGTGGTGAGAAGAAAGGACAAGGAGAACAGAGGAGAGCAGGAAGTGAGAAAAGCACACAGACAGGAAGAGGCTCCATGTCAACTGAAGGTGCAGAGATGAGGATGCACATACATCTCCATTCATCAGCTTGCAGTCATCCTCCATCTCGTCGGCGCTGTCTTCGTCGGACACATCTCCCTCTTCAGCGTTCTCATCAATGTTAGGAGGCAGTTTCTTccccttcaaagtaaaacactGGCATTTATTTGAGACTTTTGTCAGGAAAAACAAAGCTGCACGCGGATCCTTCCATGATTTAGGACATTAACACAAGTGAACACAAAGGGCTTAAAACGTTAGAAATAAAAGAACTAGTAAAGGAACTATTAGCTGTCATGTCTGACACTCAGCAGGAGGCCTTTTTCCTGAGCCTCTGCTTATATTTAGTTGATCACTATTACCATCTCAGATTCTTTCATGTAATTTTATGgttgaaaatgcaacaaaggTCACACAACACTGTAATGCTCTATAATCTTTCTGCTTTACCTTCACCAGGATCTTCCCCCTCAGCGACTCGGGGGACGGCAATTGCCCGGACTCATCCACCTTGATGCTGGAAACGTCCAGTTTGTCCCCGAGGATCTCAGTCAGGTACTGCgccatcttcttctgctgagGAACGCTGCAGTGGTTCTCAATGGACAGAATGACCGGGTAActacaaaacaacaggaaaccACGGCTTTAGATCTGCTGccaggaggagcagaaccagaaaTGTGCTGCCATGGTGGGTGGACAGCATGACAAAGACGCGTGGTCTGAGACTTCAACCCGCACATTACTGCATGTTCCAACCCTGGCTTTGAACGTCAGGAAAATGTCCCATCTGTCTGCTCAGGTTCTTAGGATTGAACTCCGATCCTGTCAGTGAGAGAGCTGAAGCTCCAGAGCTGCTGCCGTCTGCACTGAGAACAAACGTGGATCCTCCAGAGCCGCTGGAGGATGTGTGGACCTTCAGCTGTCTCAATGAGGATGTGGATGAGAGGATGCAAATACAGAGTCCCTTTAGGTCAGTAAAAGTCTCATGTGTGCTTAAAGCCAGCATGAACCGTGGTTTTAAGGTCAAGGCTGAGCTGCATTATTCCTCCTCCCAGCATAATGTTCACAGACATTACAGTCTTCTGACTGCAAAACCTTTTCATCCAAGCAGACTGCTGTGCTTTATTTAGCACAGTGGAAAATCAGATTCCTATTTGAAGCCTACTTCTTCATatctggggggtgggggtcttcaCAATCACCTTTTCAGTAGCAGGAGAGAGGGTGAATACCACCACAAAAAGGAGTGTTTCTTCATTGCAGCTAAAAATAggtgtttctgtttctgcacgTGTGTCGCAGGATTATCACCTACTGGTGCACATtcataaaggggggggggggggggggggctgttctaATCTCTCAGTATTCCCATGTCTGCACCCCGAGGCGACTGGGCTGCGCTAAAGCGCAGTCAGCTCACACACAGACGCAGACCATGCGCGTCCACTCTGAGGTTAAAGAAGTGGAATCCCAAATCATCTGCAACTGTGGGGCCACCTGCAAATAGAAACTCATGATACCAAAACCACCAAGGAGGTCGCCGATGAGGAACACTAGACCCCCCGCCCCCCAACACGAAAACTGAAGGGGGGGGCTCCAGAGCATGAAATGTTGATGATCTGAAAACATAGTAGCAGTGAGTCAGAATAAAGCTGACTGTGATGAAGATCAACATTCAGAGGTTTCAATGACtacaagtttttaaaatgaagaagaacAAGTTTGGATCAGGAGACAGAGCTCACTCACCTCAGCCCACACACCAGCTGCCTTCTGACAGCTGCttcttttaaaaccaaaacatgcCAAGCAaaggatgtgtgtgtttgtgtgtgtgaacataCTCGTTCTTGATGAAGGCGTATTTGTTGATGGTCTCAACGACGTCTCTGAAGAGGATCTTGGAGGTGAGCGTGTAGCCGTGATGGACGATGGGTTCCCCGTCCTGACCGTCCCAGCAGTCGACTGCAccagagagacagagacagagtcAGGGGTCAGGGGTCAGTACCTTTCCTCTGCTGAGCTTCATCCTTTCACTGGAATAACTTCAGCACAGAACTGAATGGTGTAAACTATAGAGTTggctgcaggtgaaaaaaatgaggaCAGACGTCGCAGAGCCTCAACTGTTGAACACGCCTAAAAGCACGTCTGAGACGAGCTGGCATCAGGGGTTTGGAGAACGCCGCCTAGACATGCTTGGCAATTACAGCAATCCTCTAACCGTGCTCCAAACCAACTCCCATAGCAGCCTCGGCACCATTCACCTAACTGTGTCGGAGCCCAGATTTGGACAGATTGACATCTTTGTAGACTCTTAACCCAGAGAGTACCAGACAGGTTGCTCAGCTCCACTGAACCACTGGGGGGTAAATCTGTTGCCCCATGACACAAACATATAGCACCCCAGCATGAATGTATCCAGTATTCcagtaaaatgtttctttgttccTGTGCTGAATGGGCTGTGGCCTGGCTGAGTTTTCCCGTTGGCTTACGCTTACCTTCCACGCAGCGGCAACCAGCCTGCAGCACCCAGGCGTACATGTCCACCCGCGACTGCGACATCAACTGGTCGCCCATCAGGTAGGTGTTGTGTGAGGAGGCAATGAAGTAGTTACACAGAGGCTGCGTCATGTCCTGACTCACACTGTAGTGTTCAGGGTTAAAGATGTCCCCTGCTGGACTGCGCATGTAATTAGTAAAACCTGAAACAGAGGAGAAGTCTCCTGAAACGCTCAGACGTCTAGGGCTTACTGTTACATTGCAACAGCGCCACCTGTCAATCACCCAGAGAAAGCACCGGTAAGTTCACATTATTGTTTTAAGACTCGactgtataaaaaaacaaagaggcgCTCTGCTATTTTTTAACACTACTGCAAAACACATGAGGCCTGGGGGTGTGAGAGCTAGCACACCAGTCCTCACCACAGATGTTGCAGCTTTTCAGGAGTTTCAGAAGTCAAACACAGAAGATGAACTGACCAGTCTGCTCATACACACCAGTTTGGTTTAAAGGAGCCAACCGTGTCAAACGGCAGCAAAAACCGTCTTTAAAAACtaccaactttaaaaaaaaaaaaggttttcatctgGAGAAAATGGATCTGTAGAACCGCTGAGGTGGACATACCATCGATTCCCAAAACTCCCTGCTTCTGGTTCTCTGAGCACGGCTCAAATTTGTTGATGATCTCCAGGCAGTGGTCTTTTGTCACCTTGGTCATCTGGAAATGTAGGAAAAATTCATCAGTAACTCCTCTCTGACAGCGGTCAGGTTCATCTAATGGCATTCGTGTTCCAGTCCTGATTGCTGAGTCCAACCATATGAAAGTGGGTCAATCTGACCCTATCTCGGGAAATCGATGAAAAAGGGGGAGGCCCTTCTTCTATCAATCAATCCCTATTCTAACCATATGAGAGCAGAGCTTTCTGCTCCTCCACCACCCAAAAACAGActccatcatccctccatcatccaagCTGAGCCAGAGGACTCTGGGGAGCAGGCTCCAAAAACTCCTAAGGTCATTCTTCTGCACTTCTGCTGAAGGTCCACAGCTCGTCCATCCCTACTGTGTTCACAAACCATCTGTCTCATCTTTACACGTCAGTAAACAGAGAACTTGGCCACAGGAGCTCCTACATCGGGATCTACTCAGATCCAtggatccttttttctttttcatattttctgtttgagttctgaagataaaaacaaaagagtgGATTACTTAGGAGGAGAAAAAACTCACTTTGGACGGCAGGGTGAGAAGAAAAGCTCAGCTGCTTAAGCTAAGCCCACTTTCTGACTGCTAACCAGCCAAAGCCTAGCTTTTCTCACACCTTTAGGTCTATAGAACCCGGACTGGATCTGACAGAACCCATCCCTCCTGTGACTCCAGAACATTTCACACTGCAGACGGCCAACTCCATTCATGCTGGACTGTGGCAAGGTGCACTCCAGTGTGGAATCAAAAGAGGGCGTAAATGAACCAAATCACCATGCCTAAAACAGAGATGAGGACAGACAGATGTGGAGTTCTGGGGTTCAGGAGGCAGGGGGTTCAGACTCACACGATTCCACCTGATTCACGGCTCAATTCAGAACTCGtttcaacattttctctttaaaaccCATTTACTTGTTCTGAAAAAGACTTTCAACAAATTCATTCCTTTTAACTAAAAGAAAACCGCTTTAATCAAACCAAAAGGTACAAGGAACAGAACAGAAGGAAATGCTTAATGGTCATTCAATGAGCATGATGAAAGTAAAGGTGGTCATGTTGAGGAGCATttataagaataaaattaaatattaaaagcaAAGTAAAAGCAGTATGTGCATATATCTAAATGTCATTCAAATATTCTTCAAATAATCTGTAGACTTCACAAATCCCAGATTCTACACAGAACCAGACCCAGCTCCTAACATGCTGAAGTCAGGAAAGGTGTCTTTGCGCCGTGTGCTGATCTGTGAGAAGTTACCTTTTGCTCATGCTCCAGGAAGCGGGTGAGGTCATCCGTGTCCATGTGGTCTTTGTGGTTGCTGTAGGTGAGCATGAGCAGGTACAGGTCTCTGCGAGTGGACATCATCTTGTAGAAGGAGCAGAACTCCTCAAAGTCGAGTGTTCCCTGATTGTCGTCAGTGTCTGCCTCCTgcaggaccagaaccagaacctgaaccacCTTCAGTCTTTATCCAAAACATGTGCTGCTTCTCTGAACGCAAGACCACAAAATAGCTAAATCCTTATTGTCATTGTCACACgtacaatgaaattaaaagtgccttttggtcagtgtaacattcatacatttaaaaataattatacaataataaataatacataaaactaCATAAAAGTGCTTCAATATGTATTCAAATGGTTAAAAACcagagaaataataataatacaagaATTCATATAGAGAGATCCAGGTTTAACATGTTTATGGCCgttggaaaaaaactgttctgaaatctttttgtcCTTACTCTGATCGAGGTGTCCAAATTTTCAGGGTTAAGAAAGACTTTTCAACCCTGAAAAGTTCTTAAGTATGTTTTTGGTTCAAtccttaaatataaaaacaaacagattttcatTATGTTAAAGTCGATAAGGAAATCTGCAGTTGAACACAAacccagacatttttttctccaactgGTGCCACGGCAGGTTGCCAGTTCCaagcttctttgtttttgtttgggttttttttcttctcatgttGTTAACCTGTTTTTGACAGACGTGAGCAGTGGCCTGCTACTCTTTTTTGGACGGTTTCCCACCACCTAAGGGTCTGAACCAGTCTGCAGGTGCATTGTTGACACGATCACCTGTCGTCGGTTCAAATGTGGCCGGAGAGGCTGAGGACACTGAGCTCCTCCAGCGCCTGCAGGAATCTTAAAGTAGAGTTTTTGATGATGGCGTTGTTGCATTGCCCTCTTCTACGGAGTGACCTGCTGGGTGAGCGGATGAGGAAGAGGATCAACAAACTGGTGCGGAGATCCGGCTCAGTTCTGGGATGTCCTCTAGAGCAAGGGGTCCCCAACCCTCAGGCTGTGGACCAGTACCGgtctgtgggtcatttggtaccgggccacacagaaagaataaataacttacattacttccaTTATATTtgtttcggaatctgaaagatgttttattttgaaaaaattgcccgattctctgttccatccgtctatgtcactcttgacgcaggccaaggtgCTTTTCTTGGTCACGTAGgatactaaaataaaacccaggagctagcaaaatgaggaaaaacaaacgtctttgccGAGGAGAAAAAGCCCAGcaaggagacagaagaggagcctttcACTTccaaaagctacatttaatagacagtccTTCTTTTTTGCTCCATGAGTGTgtgaaggggagaggatgatgacacctgtgcaatgtacaatgtcatgcatgtcacaataaaagctcaggGATCGTATTGTCATGTCTCTGTTCCTTCTTCATCGTAGTATTGCTACAATAATCATTCGCCTGCATTTGAAAGACCGGTctttgaaagttttgtgtggCGGTCCGTggcgttaaaaaggttggggaccgccGCTCCAGAGTCTGTGACTGTGATATAGGGCTGGGCGTGAATCAATTTAATCgattaaaaacaccaattaaaatcaaatttggTCATATCGCCCAGCTCTACTGTTATGGGCGTGTAGAGGATGTTATAGAAACTGGAATCCATCATAAACAATCCTCTTCATCGTCATCTTCCTCTGCATGAGACCAGGTGTGCACTGAGGAGCTCCTTCAGTCAGAGACTAACACTTCAATGCAGGAAGGAGCGCTTCGCAGATATTTCCTTCCGTCAGCTATTAGACTCTACAACGCCTCAGACACTGGAAACTCATTAGTATTCTTATTAAAATTTTAGCTGTATTTCTAGTGTAATTATCTACCCGCTGGTTTAAATAGAGCTATGGTAACAAGGTAATTAGTGGGATTACTAAAGTTTCATTCCATTACTCTATATTACTCCAAGAACTCTGGTTTTTACAAACCAAGTTAAAGGAAATATTCTTATTTAATGTCATACTTCACATTTATCAGTGCAGCAGACAAAGACAGGCATGTGGACACACATGGATGTCATCAGACATCCTGAGAAGAGTTGAGCTCAACCCAATCagagacagttttttttgttgtcctgAGAATCAGATTCTTCAGAGCAAATTACAGATGGAAGCAGCAAATCTATGAGACTTCAGGTTTTGCAGGTATCAAACTAAAAAATGGCTTTATTTGAGTCAAATGGGAGCACCTCTGTGACAGTGGGACCTTTGCACCGAAGCCAGCTGTGTTTATGTTCAAGGACAGTAGAGTAGAATGCGGCTGAGGTTTTGCTTACATCCTGGCTTATGCTGAGCTATTCTAAACCAGCTGACAAACAACCCAGTCAATGGCATACATGACCCAGAGGTTTTATAgaacctggggcctcatttataaacgttgcgtacgcacaaaagaaggcgtacgccactctctacgcaatagttgagatttataaaaagcaaacttgacgggaaaatgtgcggtccttcgggcaagctctgacccaggcgtacgcacaaaaacgggtgaaatgagaaacggcgacaccgtcggcagatggaagaaacacgtgaaagtaaaaatgacaatactgcctctcagaaataacatgaagacttcacaaagcaagtcttacaattaacagctacaccaacacccgtttgatcgatcagcagtgaaacaaacaaaaaaatcaaacgaaaattacaacagaaattcaaatgaacacttatttgcaaaaagaaaagtgaaatattttctgcaatattggcatgttgtgcaattcatcctcataaataatatatttaacagaacgaaataatgtacaaaactgacattcccgtcaatgtgtccgtctggcggagcagatataggtgcaattagacagacagatggatagatagagagagatgcattaagtGTCCACtaaggaaagttgttttcatattaaaacatttcttcataagctacagaattatggtattcatgcctttagtttgttttatttttgatcaaacaatgtatggcgtatgtctcgaccattcagaaagcaacaagaaattacatttgcgctgaacaatttcccatttccacgtcgattattaccgacatctgcagcttgtcagatgtaattaaatggatggaaataaaatgccccatcacaatgcgtaatgacgcacaatggctgatcttacgctcttagaagatgtggcaaatggaagaattcggagtgaacgcatctttagacagcaagaagacttgctgacaaacgaggacgagtggcttatgagccggttccgacttcctctgcgggcttttgggggtgtgtcaccccgtgcatctggcgcgtcggtgtccccctgcgcctcagtcaccactccacttaaaagggattccccaattattgccgccagtctctcatcaggaggggtcagctccggtgtcgtccccccccccccccacacccacacccatggcagacacgggtgtgtgtgtgtggggggggggggggggggggg is from Oryzias latipes chromosome 7, ASM223467v1 and encodes:
- the plch2 gene encoding 1-phosphatidylinositol 4,5-bisphosphate phosphodiesterase eta-2 isoform X8; translated protein: MSTVKKSSFSPFGPVSSVLMRSAATATGDKPGPPVKGAFFLVEDNERAKEGALCEQQQPSLSRVVEEFFWIGSSIIAFSKWRLGYMVEKCMSSMQMGTQMVKLRGGSKGLVRFFFLDEHKSCIRWRPSRKNEKAKISIDSIREVCEGKRSEIFQRYAEGSFNQNCCFSLYYGEHMESLDLVSGTGEDARTWITGLKYLMAGISDEDSLAKRQRTRDQWLKQTFTEADKNGDGSLSINEVLQLLHKLNVNLPRQKVKQMFKEADTDDNQGTLDFEEFCSFYKMMSTRRDLYLLMLTYSNHKDHMDTDDLTRFLEHEQKMTKVTKDHCLEIINKFEPCSENQKQGVLGIDGFTNYMRSPAGDIFNPEHYSVSQDMTQPLCNYFIASSHNTYLMGDQLMSQSRVDMYAWVLQAGCRCVEVDCWDGQDGEPIVHHGYTLTSKILFRDVVETINKYAFIKNDYPVILSIENHCSVPQQKKMAQYLTEILGDKLDVSSIKVDESGQLPSPESLRGKILVKGKKLPPNIDENAEEGDVSDEDSADEMEDDCKLMNGDWKTTANRKQVENMAKKKLDSLMKESKIRDCEDPDSFTIGALPPAGKPGENRGCKGKSDDSTDTTDEAHPSSSKRSGRSFIGSFSKRKKKASKLKKTSSFEDTDTDQESSSASRAPPSHSKKKKTMKLSRALSDLVKYTCSVGLYDIEAQAGCSWQVSSLSETKAHQVMQQKATSFILFNQRQLSRIYPSSYRVDSSNFNPQPFWNAGCQLVALNYQSEGRVLQLNRAKFYSNGNCGYILKPTCMCEGAFNPNLEDPVPGRMKKQLVLKIISGQQLPKPKDSMLGDRGEIIDPFVEVEIIGLPVDCCKEQTRVVDDNGFNPMWEETLVFMVHMPELALVRFLVWDHDPIGQDFIGQRTISFNSMMPGYRHVYLEGMEEASIFVHVAVNDISGTSSQRHKRSVSQKPKAVFPGQPCCCTAGP